A genomic segment from Tuwongella immobilis encodes:
- a CDS encoding tetratricopeptide repeat protein, translating to MAGFSPTMQQALDAIQRGETLLAERIMLDAVRAAESEFGSTDPRSAELRHELGLILLQLQQADHAVEAFAAVCQLPLPDDHEARRDRLTVFLNWGQALITANRLDEAATVLKTGADLRNRFYGHEHPGLAFGLEPLADVYLRLGRFVEALETIQQATHIYWKNGHPRVVSGLALHAEIVQANSPGAASFQGLESLPDELLVELAEAVFARYGVADPVQLRTVMQQLRELLSARLGATHPILHPTLSYLANLARDANDHAARIAAIGDALEVAQALDDRPVALHTLLGLALAFSDAGMLDDAEATYQTTHELARSWNDPAILSQVCRNYGLFHREWGDSDAAERLLQEAVEAGNRGEDALTAARAKIALGIFLQHARRNDEAKPLLESALASMDPAHPDALTAKSHLEAIELGRDWNADKLSRAACEAFAEYVRARLPEQLLKRIDVRLVADRFKTDLYLHREATPDEMTQINRAIEDAHQHFREQALQQD from the coding sequence ATGGCTGGATTTTCGCCCACGATGCAACAGGCGCTGGACGCCATTCAACGGGGCGAAACGCTCCTCGCCGAACGAATCATGCTCGACGCAGTCCGCGCGGCCGAGAGCGAATTCGGTTCAACCGATCCGCGATCGGCCGAGCTTCGACACGAACTCGGCCTGATCCTCTTGCAATTGCAACAGGCCGACCACGCCGTCGAAGCCTTCGCCGCCGTCTGCCAACTCCCGCTGCCAGACGATCATGAAGCTCGCCGCGATCGGTTGACCGTCTTTCTCAATTGGGGCCAAGCCCTCATCACCGCCAATCGACTCGATGAAGCGGCCACGGTCCTCAAAACTGGGGCCGATCTTCGCAATCGCTTCTACGGTCACGAACACCCCGGCCTCGCCTTCGGACTGGAACCGCTCGCGGATGTCTATCTGCGATTGGGCCGATTCGTGGAAGCGCTCGAAACCATCCAGCAAGCCACGCACATCTATTGGAAGAATGGTCATCCCCGCGTCGTCAGCGGGTTGGCGTTGCATGCGGAAATTGTGCAGGCGAATTCGCCCGGTGCGGCATCGTTCCAAGGGCTGGAATCGCTGCCGGATGAACTCCTCGTCGAACTCGCAGAAGCCGTGTTTGCTCGCTATGGTGTGGCCGATCCGGTGCAGTTGCGGACGGTGATGCAACAGCTTCGGGAACTGCTCTCGGCACGGCTCGGTGCCACGCATCCGATTCTGCACCCGACACTGAGTTACTTGGCGAATCTGGCCCGAGATGCCAACGATCACGCGGCCCGAATTGCGGCCATCGGCGATGCCCTGGAAGTGGCGCAAGCCCTGGATGATCGCCCGGTTGCGCTCCATACGTTGTTGGGATTGGCCCTCGCCTTTAGCGATGCCGGAATGCTCGACGATGCGGAAGCGACCTATCAGACGACACACGAATTGGCTCGATCGTGGAATGATCCCGCGATTCTCTCCCAAGTGTGTCGCAATTATGGATTATTCCATCGGGAGTGGGGCGATTCCGATGCCGCCGAACGGTTGCTCCAAGAAGCCGTCGAAGCGGGCAATCGCGGTGAAGATGCCCTGACGGCGGCGCGGGCCAAGATCGCACTTGGGATCTTCCTGCAACATGCTCGACGCAACGACGAAGCGAAACCGCTTCTGGAATCGGCACTTGCGTCGATGGACCCCGCGCATCCCGACGCACTGACCGCCAAGAGTCACCTGGAAGCAATCGAGTTGGGCCGCGATTGGAATGCGGACAAACTCAGCCGGGCCGCCTGCGAAGCCTTCGCCGAATATGTGCGGGCCCGACTCCCGGAACAATTGCTCAAACGAATTGATGTGCGTCTGGTCGCCGATCGATTCAAGACCGATCTCTATCTGCACCGCGAAGCAACCCCGGATGAAATGACGCAAATCAACCGCGCCATCGAAGACGCGCATCAGCATTTCCGCGAACAAGCCTTGCAGCAAGACTAA
- a CDS encoding 3-isopropylmalate dehydratase large subunit: MPAMTLTEKILARAAGRDVVAPGDNIWVNADVLMTHDVCGPGTIGIFKQHFGKDAKVFDREKVVIIPDHYIFTKDAMANRNVDVLRQFAAEQNLPYFYDVGTSRYKGVCHIALPEEGHTRPGEVLFGTDSHTCTAGAFGEFATGIGNTDAGFVMGTGKLWLKTPPTMRFVFHGEMPPYLMAKDLILAVIGDIGVDGATYRAMEFDGDAVYALNIEERMTLCNMVIEAGGKNGVIAPDQVTIDFVNARNAGQKPYTVFKSDSDAKFIFEKVYDVSKLEPVIAKPHSPDNKAFVSQIKGTPLDRAYIGSCTGGKLTDFRAAAAILRGKEVKIDTFVVPATTEIAASLKSEKIGSQSLEEIFLAAGAKMGEPSCAACLGGPSDTFGRLNTPISCISTTNRNFPGRMGHKEAQVFLASPMTVAASALSGTIADPRDHVA; the protein is encoded by the coding sequence ATGCCTGCAATGACGTTGACGGAAAAGATCTTGGCCCGTGCGGCGGGTCGTGACGTTGTCGCGCCGGGCGACAATATTTGGGTGAACGCCGATGTGTTGATGACCCACGACGTCTGCGGCCCCGGCACAATTGGCATTTTCAAGCAGCATTTTGGCAAAGACGCCAAAGTGTTCGATCGGGAAAAAGTCGTCATCATCCCCGACCATTACATCTTCACCAAAGATGCAATGGCCAATCGGAATGTCGATGTGCTGCGACAATTCGCGGCCGAACAAAATCTGCCGTATTTTTATGATGTCGGCACCTCCCGCTACAAGGGTGTCTGCCACATTGCGCTGCCTGAAGAAGGGCACACGCGCCCCGGCGAAGTGCTGTTTGGCACCGATAGCCACACCTGCACCGCCGGCGCATTTGGCGAATTCGCCACCGGCATCGGCAACACCGACGCGGGATTCGTCATGGGCACCGGCAAATTGTGGCTCAAGACGCCGCCGACCATGCGATTCGTCTTCCACGGCGAAATGCCCCCGTATCTGATGGCCAAAGACCTGATTCTCGCCGTCATCGGTGACATTGGCGTGGATGGGGCGACCTACCGTGCCATGGAATTCGATGGCGATGCGGTTTACGCGCTCAACATCGAAGAACGCATGACCTTGTGCAACATGGTCATCGAAGCTGGCGGCAAAAACGGCGTCATCGCGCCGGATCAAGTCACGATCGATTTCGTCAACGCCCGCAATGCTGGCCAGAAGCCGTACACCGTCTTCAAGTCCGATTCGGATGCCAAATTCATCTTCGAGAAGGTCTACGATGTCTCGAAGCTGGAACCAGTCATCGCCAAGCCGCACTCCCCGGATAACAAGGCGTTCGTGTCGCAAATCAAAGGCACGCCGTTGGATCGGGCGTACATCGGTAGCTGCACCGGCGGCAAATTGACCGACTTCCGCGCGGCGGCAGCCATTCTTCGCGGCAAGGAAGTCAAGATTGACACCTTCGTCGTTCCCGCCACCACGGAAATCGCCGCCAGCCTGAAATCCGAAAAGATCGGCAGCCAATCCCTGGAAGAAATCTTCCTGGCCGCCGGCGCGAAGATGGGCGAACCGTCGTGCGCGGCCTGCCTGGGTGGACCATCCGACACGTTTGGTCGGCTGAATACCCCGATTAGCTGCATCAGCACGACCAATCGGAACTTCCCCGGACGCATGGGCCATAAGGAAGCGCAAGTCTTCCTCGCCAGCCCGATGACGGTCGCCGCCAGTGCCCTCAGCGGCACCATCGCCGACCCGCGGGACCATGTGGCGTAA
- a CDS encoding DUF1501 domain-containing protein produces MTHKPSLHIPMARSRRDFLVSAGGGLGAIALDWLLARDSRASSPDSPPSTNPLAARKPHFPAKAKRVIFLFMVGGPSHIDLFDPKDELRKRAGQQLPESVGRPTSQFTKGDSPLLPSTRKFQKHGKSGMVVSDLMPHLAKRVDDICFLKSCVCKSTIHAPAMYEWHSGRTMMGFPSLGSWVTYGLGSVSDNLPAYCVMPQPEGVPEGGAPCWSAGILPAVYQGTLLRRGASPVLNLKPPETVGAIQQQKTYDLVKRLSEMDRQPGESELLARIASYELAFRMQQHAPEAVDLSRETQATKAMYGLDRPQTADFGTRCLLARRLIERGVRFVQVYSGGGPLITQWDAHDDLNSNHEKMCGHVDQPIAALLTDLKSRGLLDDTLVIWGGEFGRTPFSQGGRGRDHNPFGFTMWMAGGGVNGGTSVGTTDEFGLYAEERPITVNDFHATILHLLGLDHERLTHRHNGRDERLTDVAGEVVEEVFA; encoded by the coding sequence ATGACGCACAAACCGAGTTTGCACATTCCGATGGCCCGTTCACGACGGGACTTTCTGGTTTCTGCCGGAGGCGGTCTGGGGGCGATTGCCCTCGATTGGCTCTTGGCTCGTGACAGTCGCGCGTCCTCTCCCGATTCGCCGCCTTCGACCAATCCGTTGGCCGCTCGCAAGCCGCATTTCCCGGCCAAAGCCAAGCGGGTGATCTTCCTGTTTATGGTGGGCGGACCTTCGCATATCGATTTATTCGATCCGAAGGACGAACTCCGCAAGCGGGCCGGTCAACAACTGCCCGAGAGCGTCGGCCGACCGACCTCGCAATTCACCAAGGGCGATTCTCCGCTGTTGCCCTCGACTCGCAAATTCCAGAAACATGGCAAGTCCGGAATGGTCGTTTCGGATCTGATGCCGCATCTGGCCAAGCGGGTGGACGACATTTGCTTTCTGAAATCGTGCGTCTGCAAAAGCACGATCCACGCCCCGGCGATGTACGAATGGCATTCCGGTCGCACGATGATGGGCTTCCCAAGTCTCGGCTCCTGGGTGACTTACGGCTTGGGCAGCGTCAGCGACAATCTGCCCGCGTATTGTGTCATGCCGCAGCCGGAAGGGGTGCCCGAAGGGGGCGCGCCCTGCTGGTCGGCGGGCATTCTCCCGGCGGTGTATCAAGGGACGCTGCTGCGGCGCGGCGCGAGTCCGGTGCTGAATTTGAAGCCACCCGAGACGGTCGGCGCAATTCAACAGCAGAAGACGTATGACTTGGTCAAACGGCTGTCCGAAATGGATCGTCAACCCGGCGAGTCGGAGTTGTTGGCCCGAATTGCCAGCTACGAGTTGGCCTTTCGGATGCAGCAACACGCACCCGAAGCGGTCGATCTCAGCCGCGAAACGCAGGCGACCAAGGCGATGTACGGACTCGATCGACCGCAAACGGCCGATTTCGGTACACGCTGTTTACTGGCGCGTCGGCTGATCGAACGCGGCGTGCGATTTGTGCAAGTCTACTCCGGTGGCGGGCCGCTGATTACGCAATGGGATGCACACGACGATTTGAACAGCAACCATGAGAAAATGTGCGGGCATGTCGATCAACCGATCGCCGCCCTGTTGACGGACCTGAAGTCTCGCGGTCTACTGGACGATACGCTGGTCATCTGGGGTGGAGAATTCGGTCGCACGCCGTTTTCGCAAGGCGGTCGTGGCCGCGATCACAACCCCTTTGGCTTTACCATGTGGATGGCGGGTGGCGGGGTCAACGGCGGAACCTCCGTCGGCACGACCGACGAATTCGGACTGTACGCCGAGGAACGGCCCATTACCGTCAACGATTTCCATGCCACCATTTTGCATCTGCTGGGCCTGGATCACGAACGATTGACCCATCGTCACAACGGACGCGATGAGCGTCTGACCGATGTGGCCGGGGAAGTGGTCGAAGAGGTATTCGCATGA
- a CDS encoding alpha/beta hydrolase — MNRTRRDFLQVAGLGLLAGSTPMSLHAAETPGIRRLNDVVYRTIRTDPKPLELAVDVAIPTTGKGPFPTLVCIHGGAWRTGSRKDLSQRVPLFSNRSFTEILAEKGFVAVSVGYRLSDVAAFPAQIEDCKTVVRFLRANAAKFSVDPEKIGAVGFSAGGHLACLLGTTTPEQGFDGSEYGQQSSHIQAVVSFFGPTDLTLYAGTLLEKTIFGPLLGGTVKERREAFLKASPISYVNKSTAPTLLIHGTADTLVPIVHSRRFHARLQELRVPTELLVMQGESHGWLDPQKIQQTLDATTRFFSEQLKP; from the coding sequence ATGAATCGAACGCGGCGCGATTTCTTGCAGGTGGCGGGGCTGGGACTGCTGGCCGGGTCCACTCCCATGTCGCTTCACGCGGCGGAGACTCCCGGAATTCGCCGGTTGAATGATGTGGTCTACCGCACCATCCGCACCGATCCTAAGCCGCTCGAACTCGCCGTGGATGTCGCCATTCCGACTACCGGAAAGGGGCCGTTCCCCACGCTCGTCTGCATTCACGGCGGGGCGTGGCGAACCGGCAGCCGAAAGGATCTTTCCCAGCGCGTGCCGTTGTTCTCCAATCGCAGCTTCACGGAAATCCTTGCAGAGAAGGGCTTTGTGGCGGTTAGCGTCGGATATCGGCTGTCCGATGTCGCTGCGTTCCCCGCTCAAATCGAAGATTGTAAGACCGTGGTGCGATTCCTGCGGGCCAATGCGGCGAAGTTCTCCGTCGATCCCGAGAAAATCGGTGCGGTCGGATTTTCCGCGGGGGGGCACCTGGCTTGCCTGTTGGGGACAACCACTCCCGAACAAGGCTTCGACGGCAGCGAATATGGTCAACAATCGAGCCACATTCAGGCCGTGGTGAGTTTCTTTGGCCCCACCGATTTGACGCTGTACGCGGGCACTTTGCTGGAAAAGACAATCTTCGGCCCGCTGTTGGGTGGCACCGTCAAGGAGCGCCGCGAGGCATTTCTGAAGGCATCGCCGATCAGCTATGTGAACAAATCGACCGCCCCGACGTTGCTCATACACGGAACGGCCGATACCCTGGTACCCATCGTGCATTCGCGGCGATTTCATGCCAGGTTGCAGGAACTGCGAGTGCCGACGGAATTGCTGGTGATGCAAGGGGAAAGCCACGGCTGGCTCGACCCGCAAAAGATCCAGCAAACATTGGATGCCACGACGCGGTTCTTCTCGGAGCAACTCAAGCCATGA
- a CDS encoding DUF1501 domain-containing protein, translating to MSLTRRQFLHQAGGGLGGLALTTMLATADQKLRPDGGLHHKPRAKRIVQLFMAGGASHLDLFDYKPELVKRHGQNADFGEKVEAFQNGLGPWLKPVWKFQPHGQSGRMLSEVVSPLGAVADELAFVHNLVGKTGVHSQGTLLQTTGFNRPGFPGMGSWVSYGLGSLNDNLPTFVVLPDHRGLASNGTKNWDAAFLSGQHAGTMIFPGKPLPIDDLFPDPKLATISPQSEAAAQSLLAQFNRQHADSRAGDERLDARIRSYELAARMQLAAPEALDLSKEPAHVLKLYGLDHGKSSFDREINALEETDIFARKCLVARRMLERGVRFIQIWSGNDNGFPRRNWDSHEDIQRDHGPLAFGMAKGAAALIADLKRLGLLEDTIVFWTTEFGRMPSSQSGKGRDHNPYVFTNWFAGGGIRPGATVGHSDEFGYKPADRKHPTEVYDIHATLLHLLGIDHTRLTVRHNGIDRRLTDVHGHLLPGLMA from the coding sequence ATGAGTCTCACGCGACGACAATTTTTGCACCAAGCCGGTGGCGGTCTGGGTGGGTTGGCGCTGACGACGATGCTGGCGACGGCCGATCAGAAGCTCCGGCCCGATGGTGGGTTGCATCACAAGCCGCGTGCCAAACGCATCGTGCAACTCTTCATGGCCGGTGGGGCCAGTCACCTGGATCTGTTCGACTACAAGCCGGAGTTGGTGAAACGTCACGGCCAAAATGCCGACTTCGGTGAGAAGGTCGAAGCCTTTCAAAATGGCTTGGGACCGTGGCTGAAGCCGGTGTGGAAGTTCCAACCGCATGGCCAATCGGGGCGGATGTTGAGCGAAGTTGTCAGTCCGCTCGGAGCCGTGGCCGATGAATTGGCGTTTGTCCACAATCTAGTCGGCAAGACCGGCGTTCATTCGCAAGGGACGTTGCTGCAAACCACCGGCTTCAACCGTCCCGGATTCCCCGGAATGGGATCGTGGGTCAGCTACGGACTGGGCAGTTTGAATGACAATCTGCCGACGTTTGTGGTGTTGCCCGATCATCGCGGGTTGGCGTCGAACGGCACGAAGAATTGGGACGCGGCGTTTCTTTCGGGTCAGCATGCGGGAACGATGATTTTTCCCGGCAAACCGTTGCCGATTGATGACCTGTTTCCCGATCCCAAATTGGCGACCATTTCCCCGCAATCGGAAGCTGCCGCGCAATCGCTCCTGGCCCAATTCAATCGCCAGCATGCCGATTCCCGGGCCGGCGATGAACGGCTCGATGCCCGGATTCGCAGCTACGAATTGGCCGCCCGCATGCAGTTGGCCGCACCCGAAGCGCTCGACCTTTCCAAGGAACCGGCCCATGTGCTGAAGCTGTACGGGCTGGATCACGGCAAGTCGAGTTTCGATCGGGAAATCAACGCACTGGAAGAAACCGATATCTTTGCGCGAAAGTGTCTGGTGGCCCGTCGGATGTTGGAACGCGGCGTGCGATTTATCCAAATCTGGTCGGGGAATGATAACGGCTTCCCCCGTCGCAACTGGGATTCGCACGAAGACATTCAACGCGATCACGGCCCGCTGGCGTTTGGCATGGCCAAAGGCGCGGCCGCACTCATCGCCGATCTCAAACGCCTGGGTTTGCTCGAAGATACGATCGTCTTCTGGACCACCGAGTTTGGCCGCATGCCGTCGTCGCAATCCGGGAAGGGGCGCGACCATAACCCGTATGTCTTCACCAACTGGTTCGCTGGGGGTGGAATTCGGCCTGGAGCCACGGTCGGGCATTCAGACGAGTTTGGCTACAAGCCCGCCGACCGCAAGCATCCCACTGAAGTCTATGACATTCATGCAACCTTGTTGCATTTGCTCGGAATCGATCACACGCGGTTGACGGTACGACATAACGGCATCGATCGCCGCTTGACCGATGTGCATGGCCACTTGCTGCCGGGGTTGATGGCGTGA